The following are encoded in a window of Arthrobacter sp. NicSoilB4 genomic DNA:
- a CDS encoding chaperone modulator CbpM, which translates to MSREYPLAYPWRLNLEAVARSSGVHPDVVRRFVELDLIRPLGGDAPGGPWFSPRAPELIARVLRLHSELALNYAAIPLVLDLLARVDALERRLVEITQVERTTSR; encoded by the coding sequence ATGAGCCGAGAATACCCGCTCGCCTATCCGTGGCGTCTGAATCTCGAGGCGGTGGCGCGCAGCAGCGGTGTCCACCCCGACGTCGTCAGACGGTTCGTCGAGCTGGATCTGATTCGGCCGCTGGGTGGCGATGCTCCGGGCGGCCCCTGGTTCAGTCCGCGGGCCCCGGAACTGATCGCGCGCGTCCTGCGCCTGCATTCGGAGCTGGCGCTGAACTATGCGGCAATCCCGCTGGTACTGGACTTGCTGGCGCGGGTGGACGCGCTGGAACGACGTTTGGTTGAAATCACGCAAGTGGAAAGGACTACTTCGCGATGA